Proteins from a genomic interval of Medicago truncatula cultivar Jemalong A17 chromosome 3, MtrunA17r5.0-ANR, whole genome shotgun sequence:
- the LOC11415911 gene encoding oxysterol-binding protein-related protein 1C isoform X1 codes for MHPFCCVSAISDQASPVKPPSPFTDFTMPPPPPPSVAVRSDSPAPIHSHSHSNGCQREQPAVVVDLKINDLVGNGISGILYKWVNYGKGWRPRWFVLQDGVLSYYKIHGPDKIIVNHETEKGSKVIGDESIRRINRNRNSYPYQHRRKPFGEIHLKVSTIRESKSDDKRFSVFTGMKRLHLRAESREDRVAWMEALQAVKDMFPRISNSELMAPVDNVTISTEKLRNRLLEEGTSEAAIQDSEQIMKTEFAALQNQLVLLKQKHSILIDTLRHLETDKVDLENTVVDESQRQWNDQEDSSGLQEKFSEGSASESEDDNERNDVAEEETDDDDNVFFDTRDILSSSSFKSNGSDYRVSSFSSDNDAFESEDDVDSSNRYIGTNHPRVKRRKKLPDPVEKEKGVSLWSMIKDNIGKDLTKVCLPVYFNEPLSSLQKCFEEMEYSYLLDQAYEWGKRGDSLMRILYVAAFAVSAYASTEGRICKPFNPLLGETYEANYPDKGLRFFSEKVSHHPMIVACHCEGTGWKFSGDSNLKSKFWGRSIQLDPVGTLTLEFDDGEVFQWSKVTTSIYNLILGKLYCDHYGTMRIEGNQEYSCKLKFKEQSIIDRNPHQVHGIVQDRNGKTVSTLFGKWDESMHYVNGDYTGKGKGHESLSEAHLLWKRSKAPMFPTRYNFTRFAITLNELTPGLKEKLPPTDSRLRPDQRYLENGEYEMANSEKLRLEQRQRQARKMQESGWRPRWFAKDKASGTYRYMGGYWEAREKRNWDTCPDIFGQISPDHLSDEVQITS; via the exons ATGCATCCTTTCTGCTGCGTCTCCGCTATTTCCGACCAAGCTTCGCCGGTGAAACCTCCGTCTCCGTTCACTGACTTCACCATgcctcctcctccaccaccatcTGTCGCTGTTAGATCCGATTCGCCGGCTCCGATTCATAGTCACAGCCATAGCAACGGTTGTCAGCGGGAACAGCCGGCGGTGGTTGTTGATTTGAAGATCAACGACCTCGTCGGAAATGGAATCTCCGGTATACTGTATAAATGGGTGAATTACGGTAAAGGATGGAGACCTCGATGGTTTGTTCTTCAAGATGGAGTTCTCTCTTACTACAAGATTCATGGACCTGATAAAATTATCGTTAATCATGAAACTGAAAAAGGCTCCAAAGTTATCGGCGATGAATCTATTCGAAGGATCAATCGCAATCGTAATTCTTATCCCTATCAACATCGTCGTAAACCTTTCGGTGAAATCCATCTCAAG GTCTCAACAATTCGCGAAAGTAAATCGGATGATAAGAGATTTTCGGTGTTCACGGGAATGAAGAGACTTCATTTGAGAGCAGAGTCACGTGAAGATCGTGTGGCGTGGATGGAAGCTTTGCAAGCAGTGAAAGATATGTTCCCTAGAATTTCCAACAGTGAATTAATGGCTCCTGTGGATAACGTAACAATTTCAACTGAGAAATTGAGAAATCGGCTTTTGGAAGAAGGAACGAGTGAAGCAGCTATTCAGGACAGTGAACAAATTATGAAAACTGAGTTTGCAGCGTTACAGAATCAATTAGTGTTGCTTAAGCAGAAGCATTCTATCCTCATTGACACGTTACGCCATCTAGAG ACAGACAAGGTCGATCTGGAGAATACAGTTGTTGATGAGAGCCAAAGACAGTGGAATGATCAAGAAGATTCCTCTGGATTGCAAGAAAAATTTAGtg AAGGAAGTGCAAGTGAATCTGAGGATGATAATGAGAGAAATGATGTGGCAGAGGAAGAAACAGATGACGATGACAATGTCTTTTTTGATACCCGTGATATTCTATCATCAAGTTCTTTTAAAAGTAATGGGTCTGATTATAGAGTATCATCTTTCTCATCTGATAATGATGCATTTGAATCAGAGGACGATGTAGATTCTTCAAATAGATATATTGGAACCAACCACCCTCGTGTTAAGCGGCGAAAGAAATTGCCAGACCCTGTAGAGAAAGAGAAAGGTGTCAGTCTTTGGTCAATGATCAAGGATAATATAGGGAAAGATCTAACAAAAGTTTGCCTTCCTGTTTACTTTAATGAGCCTCTCTCCTCCCTGCAAAAGTGCTTTGAAGAAATGGAGTACTCATATCTGCTTGACCAAGCATATGAATGGGGAAAAAGG GGTGATAGCCTCATGAGGATTCTCTATGTCGCTGCTTTTGCTGTATCTGCCTATGCTTCAACCGAAGGAAGAATTTGCAAACCATTTAATCCATTACTTGGAGAAACATACGAGGCTAACTATCCAGATAAAGGCCTTCGCTTTTTCTCAGAGAAG GTCAGCCATCATCCTATGATAGTTGCATGTCACTGTGAGGGTACAGGATGGAAATTTTCGGGGGATAGCAACTTAAAAAGCAAATTTTGGGGCCGCTCAATTCAGCTTGACCCTGTCGGTACTTTGACTTTGGAATTTGATGATGGAGAGGTTTTCCAGTGGAGCAAG GTTACAACATCAATATACAATCTCATATTAGGAAAGCTTTACTGTGATCATTATGGTACGATGCGTATAGAGGGAAACCAAGAGTACTCGTGTAAGCTGAAATTCAAGGAACAATCTATAATTGATCGAAATCCTCATCAG GTTCATGGTATAGTACAAGATAGGAACGGAAAAACAGTATCAACCTTGTTTGGAAAATGGGATGAAAGCATGCATTATGTTAATGGAGACTACACTGGGAAGGGGAAAGGTCATGAATCTTTGTCAGAGGCTCATCTACTCTGGAAGCGAAGCAAGGCTCCCATGTTTCCTACTAGATATAATTTCACTCGTTTTGCCATCACGTTAAATGAACTTACCCCTGGATTGAAG GAGAAATTGCCGCCAACAGATTCGAGGTTAAGACCAGACCAACGGTATTTAGAAAATGGGGAGTATGAGATGGCAAATTCAGAAAAGTTACGGCTTGAGCAACGGCAACGGCAG GCTCGGAAGATGCAAGAGAGCGGTTGGAGACCGCGGTGGTTTGCGAAGGATAAAGCTAGCGGGACATACCGCTATATGGGAGGGTATTGGGAGGCTCGAGAAAAAAGAAACTGGGACACATGTCCCGACATCTTTGGCCAAATTTCTCCAGATCATCTATCTGATGAAGTTCAAATTACATCTTAA
- the LOC11415911 gene encoding oxysterol-binding protein-related protein 1C isoform X2 yields the protein MHPFCCVSAISDQASPVKPPSPFTDFTMPPPPPPSVAVRSDSPAPIHSHSHSNGCQREQPAVVVDLKINDLVGNGISGILYKWVNYGKGWRPRWFVLQDGVLSYYKIHGPDKIIVNHETEKGSKVIGDESIRRINRNRNSYPYQHRRKPFGEIHLKVSTIRESKSDDKRFSVFTGMKRLHLRAESREDRVAWMEALQAVKDMFPRISNSELMAPVDNVTISTEKLRNRLLEEGTSEAAIQDSEQIMKTEFAALQNQLVLLKQKHSILIDTLRHLETDKVDLENTVVDESQRQWNDQEDSSGLQEKFSGSASESEDDNERNDVAEEETDDDDNVFFDTRDILSSSSFKSNGSDYRVSSFSSDNDAFESEDDVDSSNRYIGTNHPRVKRRKKLPDPVEKEKGVSLWSMIKDNIGKDLTKVCLPVYFNEPLSSLQKCFEEMEYSYLLDQAYEWGKRGDSLMRILYVAAFAVSAYASTEGRICKPFNPLLGETYEANYPDKGLRFFSEKVSHHPMIVACHCEGTGWKFSGDSNLKSKFWGRSIQLDPVGTLTLEFDDGEVFQWSKVTTSIYNLILGKLYCDHYGTMRIEGNQEYSCKLKFKEQSIIDRNPHQVHGIVQDRNGKTVSTLFGKWDESMHYVNGDYTGKGKGHESLSEAHLLWKRSKAPMFPTRYNFTRFAITLNELTPGLKEKLPPTDSRLRPDQRYLENGEYEMANSEKLRLEQRQRQARKMQESGWRPRWFAKDKASGTYRYMGGYWEAREKRNWDTCPDIFGQISPDHLSDEVQITS from the exons ATGCATCCTTTCTGCTGCGTCTCCGCTATTTCCGACCAAGCTTCGCCGGTGAAACCTCCGTCTCCGTTCACTGACTTCACCATgcctcctcctccaccaccatcTGTCGCTGTTAGATCCGATTCGCCGGCTCCGATTCATAGTCACAGCCATAGCAACGGTTGTCAGCGGGAACAGCCGGCGGTGGTTGTTGATTTGAAGATCAACGACCTCGTCGGAAATGGAATCTCCGGTATACTGTATAAATGGGTGAATTACGGTAAAGGATGGAGACCTCGATGGTTTGTTCTTCAAGATGGAGTTCTCTCTTACTACAAGATTCATGGACCTGATAAAATTATCGTTAATCATGAAACTGAAAAAGGCTCCAAAGTTATCGGCGATGAATCTATTCGAAGGATCAATCGCAATCGTAATTCTTATCCCTATCAACATCGTCGTAAACCTTTCGGTGAAATCCATCTCAAG GTCTCAACAATTCGCGAAAGTAAATCGGATGATAAGAGATTTTCGGTGTTCACGGGAATGAAGAGACTTCATTTGAGAGCAGAGTCACGTGAAGATCGTGTGGCGTGGATGGAAGCTTTGCAAGCAGTGAAAGATATGTTCCCTAGAATTTCCAACAGTGAATTAATGGCTCCTGTGGATAACGTAACAATTTCAACTGAGAAATTGAGAAATCGGCTTTTGGAAGAAGGAACGAGTGAAGCAGCTATTCAGGACAGTGAACAAATTATGAAAACTGAGTTTGCAGCGTTACAGAATCAATTAGTGTTGCTTAAGCAGAAGCATTCTATCCTCATTGACACGTTACGCCATCTAGAG ACAGACAAGGTCGATCTGGAGAATACAGTTGTTGATGAGAGCCAAAGACAGTGGAATGATCAAGAAGATTCCTCTGGATTGCAAGAAAAATTTAGtg GAAGTGCAAGTGAATCTGAGGATGATAATGAGAGAAATGATGTGGCAGAGGAAGAAACAGATGACGATGACAATGTCTTTTTTGATACCCGTGATATTCTATCATCAAGTTCTTTTAAAAGTAATGGGTCTGATTATAGAGTATCATCTTTCTCATCTGATAATGATGCATTTGAATCAGAGGACGATGTAGATTCTTCAAATAGATATATTGGAACCAACCACCCTCGTGTTAAGCGGCGAAAGAAATTGCCAGACCCTGTAGAGAAAGAGAAAGGTGTCAGTCTTTGGTCAATGATCAAGGATAATATAGGGAAAGATCTAACAAAAGTTTGCCTTCCTGTTTACTTTAATGAGCCTCTCTCCTCCCTGCAAAAGTGCTTTGAAGAAATGGAGTACTCATATCTGCTTGACCAAGCATATGAATGGGGAAAAAGG GGTGATAGCCTCATGAGGATTCTCTATGTCGCTGCTTTTGCTGTATCTGCCTATGCTTCAACCGAAGGAAGAATTTGCAAACCATTTAATCCATTACTTGGAGAAACATACGAGGCTAACTATCCAGATAAAGGCCTTCGCTTTTTCTCAGAGAAG GTCAGCCATCATCCTATGATAGTTGCATGTCACTGTGAGGGTACAGGATGGAAATTTTCGGGGGATAGCAACTTAAAAAGCAAATTTTGGGGCCGCTCAATTCAGCTTGACCCTGTCGGTACTTTGACTTTGGAATTTGATGATGGAGAGGTTTTCCAGTGGAGCAAG GTTACAACATCAATATACAATCTCATATTAGGAAAGCTTTACTGTGATCATTATGGTACGATGCGTATAGAGGGAAACCAAGAGTACTCGTGTAAGCTGAAATTCAAGGAACAATCTATAATTGATCGAAATCCTCATCAG GTTCATGGTATAGTACAAGATAGGAACGGAAAAACAGTATCAACCTTGTTTGGAAAATGGGATGAAAGCATGCATTATGTTAATGGAGACTACACTGGGAAGGGGAAAGGTCATGAATCTTTGTCAGAGGCTCATCTACTCTGGAAGCGAAGCAAGGCTCCCATGTTTCCTACTAGATATAATTTCACTCGTTTTGCCATCACGTTAAATGAACTTACCCCTGGATTGAAG GAGAAATTGCCGCCAACAGATTCGAGGTTAAGACCAGACCAACGGTATTTAGAAAATGGGGAGTATGAGATGGCAAATTCAGAAAAGTTACGGCTTGAGCAACGGCAACGGCAG GCTCGGAAGATGCAAGAGAGCGGTTGGAGACCGCGGTGGTTTGCGAAGGATAAAGCTAGCGGGACATACCGCTATATGGGAGGGTATTGGGAGGCTCGAGAAAAAAGAAACTGGGACACATGTCCCGACATCTTTGGCCAAATTTCTCCAGATCATCTATCTGATGAAGTTCAAATTACATCTTAA
- the LOC11419985 gene encoding nifU-like protein 4, mitochondrial, which produces MTVVRGSVFRLGRRLRLGILNSLKPETNHNTLNTNCSRCLGTTPSFQPRNHNAFFSSPASPFPSPFSTGQRRTMFIQTQSTPNPESLMFHPGKPVMDVGSADFPNPRSAMNSPLAKSIFTIDGITRVFFGSDFVTVTKSEDASWEFLKPEIFAAIMDFYSSGEPLFLDSQAASSKDTAIHDDDSETVAMIKELLETRIRPTVQDDGGDIVYCGFDPDTGIVKLKMQGACSGCPSSSVTLKSGIENMLMHYVPEVKGVEQELDGEEEEAALSGQTE; this is translated from the exons ATGACGGTGGTGAGGGGAAGTGTTTTCAGATTAGGAAGACGATTACGACTAGGAATCTTAAATTCCCTCAAACCAGAGACTAATCACAATACTCTAAATACAAATTGTTCTCGCTGCCTGGGCACAACGCCGTCGTTTCAACCTCGCAACCACAATGCCTTTTTCTCTTCCCCCGCCTCACCATTTCCTTCTCCATTTTCCACCGGACAAAGGAGGACTATGTTTATCCAAACACAGTCCACTCCAAATCCAGAGTCTCTTATGTTTCATCCTGGTAAACCTGTCATGGATGTTGGTAGCGCCGATTTCCCGAACCCTCGTTCCGCCATGAATTCTCCTCTCGCTAAATCAATTTTCACTATTGATG GAATTACTCGTGTTTTCTTTGGATCCGATTTTGTCACTGTTACCAAATCAGAAGATGCATCGTGGGAATTTCTCAAGCCTGAAATCTTTGCTGCTATTATGGATTTCTACTCTTCTGGTGAACCGCTGTTTCTAGACTCTCAAGCTGCCTCATCCAAAGACACAGCAATTCACGAT GATGATTCTGAGACAGTTGCGATGATCAAGGAACTTTTGGAGACTCGTATTCGACCAACTGTACAAGATGATGGTGGGGACATTGTATATTGTGGTTTTGATCC AGATACGGGGATCGTCAAACTTAAAATGCAAGGAGCGTGTAGTGGCTGCCCAAGTTCTTCGGTGACTCTGAAGTCAGGCATTGAAAATATGCTGATGCATTATGTACCTGAG GTCAAAGGTGTGGAACAAGAATTGGATGGTGAGGAAGAGGAAGCAGCTTTAAGTGGACAAACTGAGTAG